The following are encoded together in the Panthera leo isolate Ple1 chromosome B4, P.leo_Ple1_pat1.1, whole genome shotgun sequence genome:
- the RRP7A gene encoding ribosomal RNA-processing protein 7 homolog A, whose translation MVARRRKRGAQGSEQGIPSPPGYSAIPIKFSEKQQASHYLYVREHRVREGTKSSWPQKRTLFVLNVPPYCTEECLARLLSPCSPVQSVELQEKPDLADRSEEPKSKFFHPAPVRGFQVAYVVFQKPGGVSAALALKGPLLVSTDGHPVKSGVHKWVSNYTDSVPDPEALRVEVDTFMEAYDKRIAEEEAKAKEEEGIPDEEGWVKVTRRGRRPVLPRTEAASLRVLERERRKRARKELLNFYAWQHRETKMEHLAQLRKKFEEDKQRIELMRAQRKFRPY comes from the exons ATGGTGGCGCGCAGGAGGAAGCGTGGGGCGCAGGGCTCCGAGCAGGGGATTCCGAGCCCGCCCGGGTATTCAG CCATCCCGATCAAGTTCTCGGAAAAGCAGCAGGCTTCCCACTACCTCTATGTGAGAGAGCACAGAGTTCGAGAAGGCACCAAGTCGTCCTGGCCTCAGAAGCGGACGCTTTTTGTCCTCAATGTGCCCCCATACTGCACAGAG GAGTGCCTGGCccgcctcctctctccctgcagccCCGTCCAGTCTGTGGAGTTACAGGAGAAGCCGGACCTTGCTGACCGCTCAGAGGAACCAAAGTCCAAGTTTTTTCACCCCGCGCCCGTTCGG gGGTTCCAGGTAGCCTACGTGGTGTTCCAGAAGCCAGGTGGGGTGTCGGCTGCCTTAGCCCTGAAGGGCCCTTTGCTGGTCTCGACAGACGGTCACCCTGTGAAGAGCGGCGTTCACA AGTGGGTCAGCAACTACACAGACTCGGTGCCGGACCCTGAGGCCTTGAGGGTCGAAGTGGACACGTTCATGGAGGCGTATGACAAGAGGATAGCTGAG GAGGAGGCCAAGgccaaggaggaggaagggattcCGGACGAGGAGGGCTGGGTGAAGGTGACGCGCCGGGGCCGGCGGCCGGTGCTACCCCGGACGGAGGCGGCGAGCCTGCGGGTgctggagagggagagacggaagcGCGCCCGCAAAGAGCTGCTCAACTTTTACGCCTGGCAGCACCGAGAGACCAAGATGGAGC ATCTAGCCCAGCTGCGCAAGAAGTTTGAGGAGGACAAGCAGAGGATTGAACTGATGCGGGCCCAGCGCAAATTCCGACCCTACTGA
- the POLDIP3 gene encoding polymerase delta-interacting protein 3, with the protein MADISLDELIRKRGAATKGRLNARPGIGGVRSRVGTQQSLLSQPARTATFQQRFDARQKIGLSDARLKLGVKDAREKLLQKDARFRIKGKVQDAREMLNSRKQQSAVPQKPRQVADAREKISLKRNSPAAFMSPPIGTVTPALKLTKTIQVPQQKAMAPLHTHPAGMRINVVNNHPAKQNVYDLEDDDDAVAPIPSKQMKFAASSSFLHHVAGLSSSKFSVSKALPLTKVVQNDAYTAPALPSSVRTKALTNMSRTLVNKEEPPKELPPAEPVLSPLEGTKMTVNNLHPRVTEEDIVELFCVCGALKRARLVHPGVAEVVFVKKDDAITAYKKYNNRCLDGQPMKCNLHMNGNVITSDQPILLRLSDSPSVKKESELPRRVNSTASSNPPAEVDPDTILKALFKSSGASVTTQPTEFKIKL; encoded by the exons CAGCAGAGCCTTCTCAGCCAGCCAGCGCGCACAGCCACCTTCCAGCAGAGGTTTGATGCCCGGCAGAAGATCGGCCTCTCGGACGCCCGGCTCAAGCTGGGAGTCAAGGATGCCCGGGAAAAGCTTCTGCAGAAAGATGCTCGGTTCCGGATCAAAGGGAAAGTGCAGGATGCCAGAGAGATGCTGAACTCCCGCAAGCAGCAGAGCGCGGTGCCCCAGAAGCCCCGCCAGGTGGCCGATGCCCGGGAGAAGATCAGCTTGAAGCGGAACTCCCCAGCCGCCTTCATGAGCCCCCCCATTGGGACAGTGACCCCTGCCCTGAAGCTCACCAAAACCATCCAG GTTCCACAGCAGAAGGCCATGGCACCCCTTCACACCCATCCTGCTGGAATGAGGATCAATGTTGTCAATAACCACCCGGCCAAGCag aatgtATATGACCTGGAGGACGATGATGACGCTGTAGCCCCCATTCCCAGTAAACAGATGAAATTTGCAGCCTCAAGCAGCTTTCTCCACCACGTG GCCGGGCTGAGCAGTTCCAAGTTCTCCGTGTCCAAGGCCCTCCCTCTCACCAAAGTGGTTCAGAATGATGCGTACAcagctcctgccctcccctcctctgttcgAACAAAAGCCTTGACCAACATGTCTCGGACGCTAGTGAACAAGGAGGAGCCTCCCAAAGAGCTGCCACCTGCTGAG CCTGTCCTCAGCCCCTTGGAAGGCACCAAGATGACAGTGAACAATCTGCACCCTCGAGTCACTGAGGAGGACATCGTG gagcttttctgtgtgtgtggagCCCTCAAAAGGGCTCGGCTGGTCCATCCTGGGGTAGCAGAGGTGGTCTTCGTGAAGAAGGATGATGCCATTACGGCATATAAGAAGTATAACAACAGGTGTTTGGATG gACAACCAATGAAGTGCAACCTTCACATGAATGGGAACGTTATCACCTCAGACCAGCCCATTCTGCT ACGGCTGAGTGACAGCCCCTCAGTGAAAAAGGAGAGTGAGTTGCCTCGCAGGGTGAATTCTACTGCCTCCTCCAACCCTCCTGCCGAAGTGGACCCTGACACCATCCTGAAAGCGCTCTTCAAGTCCTCAGGGGCCTCTGTGACTACACAGCCCACAGAATTCAAAATCAAACTCTGA